A region from the Triticum urartu cultivar G1812 chromosome 1, Tu2.1, whole genome shotgun sequence genome encodes:
- the LOC125532985 gene encoding uncharacterized protein LOC125532985, which translates to MLPSQDNANISPVISIAGVPLHRLPQSLLPRCALRPPQPPHLLTVHKVPLVIERPVLHELDGLLRVHPKNLTYVPGHIHHSPLLSRGDVIHMPNLSSVKNNIKGFCDILTVQVAPGIRAIPINREWQASHCQESKFGDELLGELVWPIHIVTSCGDHRKIIGPCVGHHQHLCPGFRSRIRVRRKQPRFLMVTNNSIDISFSVDFIGADMNEPSDLNLLACLEEDVGTVHIVFGELKGTAEGVVDVSLGSKVHDGIDRLGDQEVVHQVGTGDVAPDKLEIRGSTRRVEVSKAGAIVDPVENDDVVARVIPDQTVCHVGRDETRGTGYEDVLGLIGCHLEWLDIPTKSNN; encoded by the coding sequence ATGCTGCCCTCGCAAGACAACGCCAACATCTCCCCAGTAATCAGCATTGCTGGCGTACCACTCCACCGTCTTCCTCAGTCCCTCCTCCCACGTTGTGCGCTCCGACCACCCCAGCCTCCTCATCTTCTCACCGTCCACAAAGTACCTTTGGTCATTGAACGGCCTGTCCTCCACGAACTTGATGGCCTTCTCAGGGTCCACCCCAAGAATCTCACATATGTCCCTGGCCACATCCACCACTCCCCTCTCCTTAGCCGCGGCGATGTTATACACATGCCCAACCTCTCCTCTGTGAAGAACAACATCAAAGGCTTCTGCGACATCCTCACAGTACAAGTAGCTCCTGGCATTCGAGCCATTCCCATAAACCGGGAGTGGCAGGCCTCTCATTGCCAGGAGAGCAAATTTGGGGATGAGCTTCTCGGGGAACTGGTTTGGCCCATACACATTGTTACCTCGTGTGGTGATCACCGGAAGATTATAGGACCTTGCGTAGGCCATCACCAGCATCTCTGCCCCGGCTTTCGTAGCCGAATACGGGTTCGTCGGAAGCAGCCGAGATTCCTCATGGTTACCAACAACAGCATTGACATCAGTTTCTCCGTAGACTTCATCGGTGCTGACATGAATGAACCTTCTGATCTTAACCTGCTTGCATGCCTCGAGGAGGATGTGGGTACCGTACACATTGTTTTTGGTGAACTCAAAGGAACAGCTGAAGGAGTTGTCGACGTGAGTCTGGGCAGCAAAGTGCATGACGGTATCGATCGACTCGGTGACCAGGAGGTGGTTCACCAAGTCGGCACTGGCGATGTCGCCCCTGACAAACTTGAAATTCGGGGATCCACGAGAAGGGTCGAGGTTTCTAAGGCTGGAGCAATAGTCGACCCTGTCGAGAATGACGATGTTGTAGCGCGGGTAATTCCTGACCAGACGGTTTGCCACGTGGGACGCGATGAAACCCGCGGCACCGGTTATGAGGATGTTCTTGGGCTCATAGGTTGCCATCTGGAGTGGCTTGATATACCTACAAAATCAAATAATTAG